A part of Bubalus bubalis isolate 160015118507 breed Murrah chromosome 6, NDDB_SH_1, whole genome shotgun sequence genomic DNA contains:
- the ARL4C gene encoding ADP-ribosylation factor-like protein 4C produces MGNISSNISAFQSLHIVMLGLDSAGKTTVLYRLKFNEFVNTVPTIGFNTEKIKLSNGTAKGISCHFWDVGGQEKLRPLWKSYSRCTDGIIYVVDSVDVDRLEEAKTELHKVTKFAENQGTPLLVIANKQDLPKSLPVAEIEKQLALHELIPATTYHVQPACAIIGEGLTEGMDKLYEMILKRRKSLKQKKKR; encoded by the coding sequence ATGGGCAACATCTCCTCCAACATCTCGGCCTTCCAGTCGCTGCACATCGTCATGCTGGGCTTGGACTCGGCCGGCAAGACCACGGTGCTCTACCGGCTCAAGTTCAACGAGTTCGTGAACACCGTGCCCACCATCGGCTTCAACACGGAGAAGATCAAGCTAAGCAACGGCACGGCCAAGGGCATCAGCTGCCACTTCTGGGACGTGGGCGGCCAGGAGAAGCTTCGGCCGCTGTGGAAGTCCTACAGCCGCTGCACGGACGGCATCATCTACGTGGTGGACTCGGTGGACGTGGACCGGCTGGAGGAGGCCAAGACAGAGCTGCACAAGGTGACCAAGTTCGCAGAGAACCAGGGCACGCCGCTGCTGGTCATCGCCAACAAGCAGGACCTGCCCAAGTCGCTGCCTGTGGCGGAGATCGAGAAGCAACTGGCGCTGCACGAGCTCATCCCGGCCACCACCTACCACGTCCAGCCGGCGTGCGCCATCATCGGCGAGGGCCTCACCGAGGGCATGGACAAGCTGTACGAGATGATCCTGAAACGCAGGAAGTCCCTCAAGCAGAAGAAGAAGCGGTAA